In Aliarcobacter faecis, a genomic segment contains:
- a CDS encoding autotransporter domain-containing protein produces MSRFRVENARFRILKGGKIGLSLSIALLGMVVFSPINLYSQTFFDTAPISSTLTAPNSSNPSKDISVEKLEDQNLSSTATYTENVNPEDIIFKPNKVESSFIGVRNKEFSGTSSVTISTDGTVIGNSFDVLDGTITDSDGHIIKNNDSYYYENYSPSKNFTVILATDAVVNDIKKESSIYHKVSSPNSYTTSSENYTANIIMSGNNTIAGITNLGSDGNINIQGDVEFQDSVTAGSIDMDTTQTATFKKDVNLSDKLTFKQDGIVNLKDNFTGNITTDSGNKGTININGSQNQTITGDISNLKNLNVTNANNTTVSGNISATNTDILNNSTLNISNGKTITSIITSSDKSGNLTLLGSGTVNGTVGDSTNSLNSVNAGTNGSSSTFNNNIFATNTNITGTGTVNLNGNLSGTNLNFQANGVVNSKGNITADVTGTTGTLTMNGVTQTVTGNIGNITNLNISNGSNTTINGNINAINTNINNNSTLVLSDNSNINSTITTNANNTGTITFSGDSFINGIIGTNSNKLANINAGETGSIVDFNNDIFVTNTNVTGTGTVNLNGNLSGTNLDFQTNGTVNSKGNITANIIGATGTLKMNGATDQTITGNIGNIANFNIDNAGNKVTVTQNINATNTNISSSSTLNSKGNITSNINGATANSGTLTMSGTNQTITGNIGNTNSLNSFNINSGTTIVSGNVNATNTAISSGATLNSKGNITSNINGATANSGILTMSGTNQTITGNIGNTNSLNQFNINSGTTTVSGNVNATNTNISTSSTLNSKGNIVGNVNGAATNSGTLTMSGTNQTITGNIGNTNSLNQFNINSGTTTVSGNVNATNTNILNNSTLNISNGKTITSTITSSDKTGNLRILGSGIVDGTVGDSTNSLNSINAGVNGSTVDFNNNIFATNTNVTGTGTINLNGNLSGTNLNFQANGVVNSIADIRVNVVGNSGTLNMNGANNQNIIGNVGNIDNLNLNGGKTVVVNGDINSKNTNINSNSTLDLVDGKNINSTINGNSGTLNLLGSSTINKEIQSLKNLNVNADSSNSTFKDLVNSTNISSSGTGSSTFEKDTTTTNLNVNNGTMTFNENLNATNTTIGAGKLNLDANLTGTNINFTATNGELNLSDDSNVTATITANSNNKGNIKIAGDSIISGNIGTSANKIKDINIDGANNKTVNLKDDVNAIKTTVKDSTVNFNQNSGNTNTNLVFSGSGTANLYEGITGDINFAGNNAIVNVKDSKNIAGNIETSTTNNSGIVNFEGDGEVTGTIGNIAFGIKELNVNTKNEQDKDSNGNILPNHGLFLHRDIYADRINLQNNATLIMDDGANITNTNLPDLIVLTTDKNNTGNIIFKGTSTISGEIGEDSKKLESITAGANNSTVTFNDKVYVKDLNYSGNGEVILGGKDASNEAIKGNIDFNNNVSTLTLNDGVNLDTANTTFKNASNATLKFDGDSTISGVLGGNSSGKSTFDTIEAGKTGKTVTFQKDLYANNLEISEDGIVNLGGNFTGTNLNYKDDGVVTLADKKAINSNITTNDAKGTLNLLGDSSVNGTVGTKDDKLKEVNSSTTNKTSTLNGDTFAYDLNVGAGTLNLNANFTGDNLNFKDNGVVNLADNKKVDSKIVNATANDNQGTLNIIKNAEFTQEIGQIGHSLKEINGANGNSITTFKADVFAQNLNLNETGTINLGGNFTGETIDFKDDAILNIANNKNITSSIVAQDEDIGEINLAGSTIISGDIADSLNKIRAVKLNGKNSNSTFEGNAYVKDLDLNEKLALNLNGNLQGQNLNYNANATVNLADDKNIDSKINTKNNGEGTLNLLGSSTINKEVGSDTNRLKEISAGQNGSNSTFKDNVYAEKTTIKDNGVVNFEEDLYSTVYFAGDGVVNIDDEKAIISKTQPFVTTIADGVGSLNYKGATTLTNDIGSKDKRLNSVNFASDTNKELTQELGYNVYAKNTIIGNGNNKVTLDFIDDITFAGNLTITKDATLNIKDKKVDVKDNIKLSENSILNFDVQTTDLSSGSAVVGGKSGQIRADSLTMEDDARFNIAYDGTWEGAGQYNLVVTQNDITTPYRATEKDGRVKDNSIIDSTVEVVGKNLVLKADRTTDGEHKVEDLYIVKSQIGEDYSNGASQSLAKLANEKPREGALAQIIRDMEYLEDGQTITPAKKQEMIEMQRKLAPNPSGVVTQNIKTATDVNKASIKGRLNELRTSNIEDSIQAYENRGISSGDSYSVGDSTLWLKTTASKTKQDTIGLYEGFDTKSYGFVAGLDKNIADSSIIGLSASYIDTNASQNLHDTDTTTVGLTLYGSKEFELGYIEAQTSYMQHSSDTSRTANSGNLTSKVKADELNARVESGVHIPVDNGAYITPFAAVEYSNLKQKGYTEKGTPYQNDALKVDKFKQDRTTAEVGIKATSRIELDNALILPQVSFSVAKDFGSSNRDIKAQFVGGGDKFVTPARELDDMMYKVGAGVETRISNNTKLRLDLNYDRSKDGKFEGYSGNVTLGVSF; encoded by the coding sequence ATGAGTAGATTTAGAGTAGAAAATGCTAGATTTCGTATCTTAAAGGGTGGAAAAATTGGACTTAGCCTTAGTATTGCTCTACTTGGAATGGTTGTTTTTTCTCCTATAAATTTATATTCACAAACTTTTTTTGATACAGCTCCAATAAGTTCAACTTTAACTGCACCAAATAGTTCTAATCCAAGTAAAGATATATCAGTAGAAAAATTAGAAGATCAAAATTTAAGTAGTACAGCAACATATACAGAAAATGTAAATCCTGAAGATATAATTTTTAAACCAAATAAAGTAGAATCATCTTTTATTGGAGTTAGAAATAAAGAATTTAGTGGTACGAGTTCAGTAACTATTTCAACAGATGGAACAGTTATTGGAAATTCATTTGATGTATTAGATGGTACAATAACTGATTCAGATGGACATATAATAAAGAATAATGATAGTTATTACTATGAAAATTACTCACCAAGTAAAAATTTTACAGTTATTTTAGCTACAGATGCAGTGGTAAATGATATTAAAAAAGAATCGTCAATATATCATAAAGTAAGTTCACCAAATTCTTATACAACTTCAAGTGAAAACTATACAGCAAATATTATTATGAGTGGAAACAATACAATTGCTGGAATAACTAATCTTGGAAGTGATGGAAATATAAATATTCAAGGTGATGTAGAGTTTCAAGATAGTGTAACAGCTGGAAGTATAGATATGGATACTACACAAACAGCTACTTTTAAAAAAGATGTTAATTTAAGTGATAAATTAACTTTTAAACAAGATGGGATAGTAAATTTAAAAGATAATTTTACAGGAAATATTACAACTGATAGTGGAAATAAAGGTACAATAAATATAAATGGCTCTCAAAACCAAACAATAACTGGAGATATCTCAAATTTAAAAAATTTAAATGTTACAAATGCAAATAATACAACAGTAAGCGGAAATATAAGTGCAACAAATACAGATATTTTAAATAATTCTACATTAAATATTTCAAATGGAAAAACAATAACTTCAATAATAACAAGTAGTGATAAAAGTGGGAATTTAACACTTTTAGGAAGTGGAACAGTAAATGGAACAGTTGGAGATAGTACAAATAGTTTAAATAGTGTAAATGCAGGTACAAATGGTTCAAGTTCAACTTTTAATAATAATATTTTTGCAACAAATACAAATATAACAGGGACTGGAACAGTAAATTTAAATGGAAATTTAAGTGGAACAAATCTTAATTTTCAAGCAAATGGAGTTGTAAATTCAAAAGGTAATATCACAGCAGATGTTACTGGAACTACTGGAACATTAACTATGAATGGAGTAACTCAAACAGTTACTGGAAATATTGGGAATATTACAAACTTGAATATATCTAATGGAAGTAATACAACAATAAATGGAAATATAAATGCTATAAATACAAATATAAATAATAATTCAACTTTAGTTTTATCAGATAACTCAAATATAAACTCAACAATTACAACAAATGCTAATAATACAGGAACTATAACTTTTAGTGGAGATTCTTTTATAAATGGCATAATAGGAACAAATTCAAATAAATTAGCAAATATAAATGCAGGAGAAACTGGTTCAATTGTAGATTTTAATAATGATATTTTTGTGACAAACACAAATGTAACAGGAACTGGAACAGTAAATTTAAATGGAAATTTAAGTGGAACAAATCTTGATTTCCAAACAAATGGAACTGTAAACTCAAAAGGAAATATTACGGCAAATATAATAGGGGCTACTGGAACATTAAAGATGAATGGAGCAACAGACCAAACAATAACAGGAAATATTGGAAATATTGCGAACTTTAATATAGATAATGCAGGAAATAAAGTAACAGTAACACAAAATATAAATGCAACAAATACAAATATTTCGAGTAGTTCAACTTTAAATTCAAAAGGAAATATAACTTCAAATATTAATGGAGCAACAGCAAATAGCGGAACATTAACAATGAGTGGAACAAATCAAACAATAACAGGAAATATAGGAAATACAAACTCATTAAATAGCTTTAATATAAATAGTGGAACAACAATAGTAAGTGGAAATGTAAATGCAACAAATACAGCAATTTCAAGTGGAGCTACTTTAAACTCAAAAGGAAATATAACTTCAAATATTAATGGAGCAACAGCAAATAGTGGAATATTAACAATGAGTGGAACAAATCAAACAATAACAGGAAATATAGGAAATACAAACTCATTAAATCAATTTAATATAAATAGTGGAACAACAACAGTAAGTGGAAATGTAAATGCAACAAATACAAATATTTCAACTAGTTCAACTTTAAATTCAAAAGGAAATATTGTAGGGAATGTTAATGGAGCAGCAACAAATAGCGGAACATTAACAATGAGTGGAACAAATCAAACAATAACAGGAAATATAGGAAATACAAACTCATTAAATCAATTTAATATAAATAGTGGAACAACAACAGTAAGTGGAAATGTAAATGCAACAAATACAAATATTTTAAATAATTCTACATTAAATATTTCAAATGGAAAAACAATAACTTCAACAATAACAAGTAGTGATAAAACAGGGAATTTAAGAATTTTAGGAAGTGGAATAGTAGATGGAACAGTTGGAGATAGCACAAATAGTTTAAATAGTATAAATGCAGGAGTGAATGGTTCAACTGTAGATTTCAATAATAATATTTTTGCGACAAACACAAATGTAACAGGGACTGGAACAATAAATTTAAATGGGAATTTAAGTGGAACAAATCTTAATTTTCAAGCAAATGGAGTTGTAAATTCAATAGCAGATATTAGAGTAAATGTTGTGGGAAATAGTGGAACATTAAATATGAATGGAGCTAATAACCAAAATATTATAGGAAATGTAGGAAATATAGATAATTTAAATTTAAATGGTGGGAAAACAGTAGTAGTAAATGGAGATATAAATTCTAAAAATACAAATATTAACTCTAATTCAACTTTAGATTTAGTAGATGGTAAAAATATAAATTCAACAATAAATGGAAATAGTGGAACTTTAAATCTTCTAGGAAGCTCAACTATAAATAAAGAGATACAAAGTTTAAAAAATTTAAATGTAAATGCAGATAGTTCAAACTCTACATTTAAAGATTTAGTAAACTCTACAAATATAAGTTCAAGCGGAACTGGAAGTTCAACTTTTGAGAAAGATACAACAACTACAAACTTAAATGTAAATAATGGAACTATGACTTTTAATGAAAATTTAAATGCTACAAATACAACAATAGGAGCTGGAAAATTAAATTTAGATGCAAATTTAACTGGAACAAATATCAATTTTACAGCAACTAATGGAGAGTTAAATTTAAGTGATGATTCAAATGTAACAGCAACTATTACGGCAAATTCTAATAACAAAGGTAATATAAAGATTGCAGGAGATTCTATAATTAGTGGAAATATCGGAACTTCTGCAAATAAAATAAAAGATATAAATATAGATGGGGCAAATAATAAAACTGTAAATTTGAAAGATGATGTAAATGCTATAAAAACGACAGTAAAAGATTCAACTGTAAATTTTAATCAAAATAGTGGAAATACAAATACAAATTTGGTTTTTTCTGGAAGTGGAACAGCAAATTTATATGAAGGTATTACAGGAGATATTAATTTTGCAGGAAATAATGCGATAGTAAATGTAAAAGATAGCAAAAATATAGCTGGAAATATAGAAACTTCTACAACAAATAATAGTGGAATTGTAAATTTTGAAGGAGATGGAGAAGTTACTGGAACTATTGGAAATATAGCATTTGGAATAAAAGAGTTAAATGTAAATACAAAAAATGAGCAAGATAAAGATTCAAATGGAAATATCTTGCCTAATCATGGACTATTTTTGCATAGAGATATTTATGCCGATAGGATAAATTTACAAAATAATGCAACTTTGATAATGGATGATGGTGCAAATATTACAAATACAAATTTACCTGATTTAATAGTTTTAACAACAGATAAAAATAATACAGGAAATATTATTTTTAAAGGAACTTCAACTATTAGTGGAGAAATAGGAGAAGATAGTAAAAAATTAGAGAGTATTACTGCTGGGGCAAATAATTCAACTGTTACATTTAATGATAAAGTTTATGTAAAAGATTTAAATTATAGTGGAAATGGAGAAGTTATTCTTGGTGGAAAAGATGCTTCTAATGAAGCTATAAAAGGAAATATAGATTTTAATAATAATGTTTCAACTCTTACTTTAAATGATGGTGTAAATTTAGATACAGCAAATACAACTTTTAAAAATGCTTCTAATGCAACACTAAAATTTGATGGAGATTCAACTATCTCTGGAGTTTTAGGTGGAAATAGTTCTGGAAAATCTACTTTTGATACTATTGAAGCTGGAAAAACAGGAAAAACTGTAACTTTCCAAAAAGATTTATATGCAAATAATTTAGAGATAAGTGAAGATGGGATAGTTAATTTAGGAGGAAATTTTACAGGAACAAATCTTAATTACAAAGATGATGGAGTTGTAACTTTAGCCGATAAAAAAGCTATAAATTCAAATATAACAACAAATGATGCTAAAGGAACTTTAAATCTTCTAGGGGATTCTAGTGTAAATGGAACAGTAGGGACAAAAGATGATAAATTAAAAGAGGTAAATAGTTCAACTACAAATAAAACTTCAACTTTGAATGGTGATACTTTTGCATATGATTTAAATGTAGGAGCTGGAACTTTAAATCTAAATGCAAATTTTACAGGAGATAATTTAAATTTTAAAGATAATGGAGTTGTAAATTTAGCAGATAATAAAAAAGTTGATTCAAAAATAGTAAATGCAACAGCAAATGATAATCAAGGAACTCTAAATATAATAAAAAATGCAGAGTTTACTCAAGAAATAGGGCAAATAGGACATAGCTTAAAAGAGATAAATGGTGCTAATGGAAACTCTATAACTACATTTAAAGCGGATGTTTTTGCTCAAAATCTAAATTTAAATGAGACTGGAACTATAAATTTAGGTGGAAATTTTACAGGTGAAACAATAGATTTTAAAGATGATGCTATTTTAAATATAGCAAATAATAAAAATATAACTTCAAGTATAGTTGCTCAAGATGAAGATATTGGAGAGATAAATCTAGCAGGAAGTACAATAATAAGTGGAGATATAGCTGATAGCTTAAATAAAATAAGAGCTGTAAAGTTAAATGGTAAAAACTCTAACTCTACATTTGAAGGTAATGCTTATGTAAAAGATTTAGACCTTAATGAAAAACTAGCTTTAAATTTAAATGGAAATTTGCAAGGTCAAAATTTAAATTATAATGCAAATGCAACAGTTAATTTAGCAGATGATAAAAATATTGATTCAAAAATAAATACAAAAAATAATGGTGAAGGAACTTTAAATCTTCTTGGAAGTTCAACTATAAATAAAGAAGTTGGTAGTGATACAAATAGATTAAAAGAGATAAGTGCTGGGCAAAATGGTTCAAATTCAACATTTAAAGATAATGTCTATGCCGAAAAAACAACTATAAAAGATAATGGAGTTGTAAATTTTGAAGAGGATTTATACTCAACTGTTTATTTTGCAGGTGATGGAGTTGTAAATATTGATGATGAGAAAGCAATTATTTCTAAAACTCAACCTTTTGTAACAACAATTGCTGATGGAGTTGGAAGCTTAAACTATAAAGGTGCTACAACTTTAACAAATGATATTGGTTCAAAAGATAAAAGATTAAATAGTGTAAATTTTGCAAGTGATACTAATAAAGAGCTAACTCAAGAACTAGGATATAATGTCTATGCTAAAAATACAATTATAGGAAATGGAAATAACAAAGTTACTTTAGATTTTATAGATGATATAACTTTTGCAGGGAATTTAACTATCACAAAAGATGCAACTTTAAATATTAAAGATAAAAAAGTAGATGTAAAAGATAATATAAAATTATCAGAGAACTCTATTTTAAACTTTGATGTGCAAACTACTGATTTAAGTTCTGGAAGTGCAGTTGTTGGTGGAAAATCTGGACAAATAAGAGCTGATAGTTTAACTATGGAAGATGATGCTAGATTTAATATAGCTTATGATGGAACTTGGGAAGGAGCAGGGCAATATAATTTAGTAGTTACACAAAATGATATAACAACACCATATAGAGCAACTGAAAAAGATGGAAGGGTAAAAGATAATAGTATTATTGACTCTACTGTTGAGGTTGTAGGAAAGAATTTAGTATTAAAAGCAGATAGAACAACAGATGGAGAACATAAAGTTGAAGATTTATATATTGTAAAATCACAAATTGGAGAAGATTATTCAAATGGAGCTTCACAATCTTTAGCTAAATTGGCAAATGAAAAACCAAGAGAGGGGGCTTTAGCTCAGATTATTAGAGATATGGAGTATTTAGAAGATGGGCAAACAATAACTCCTGCTAAAAAACAAGAGATGATAGAAATGCAAAGAAAATTAGCCCCAAATCCAAGTGGTGTTGTAACACAAAATATTAAAACAGCAACAGATGTGAATAAAGCTTCTATAAAAGGAAGATTAAATGAACTTAGAACTTCAAATATTGAAGACTCTATTCAAGCTTATGAAAATAGAGGTATCTCTTCAGGAGACTCATATAGTGTAGGGGATTCAACTTTATGGTTAAAAACAACAGCTTCAAAAACAAAACAAGATACTATTGGTCTATATGAAGGTTTTGATACAAAATCTTATGGTTTTGTTGCAGGGCTTGATAAAAATATAGCAGATAGCTCAATTATAGGACTTAGTGCATCTTATATAGATACAAATGCTTCACAAAATCTACATGATACAGATACTACAACAGTTGGTTTAACTCTTTATGGTTCAAAAGAGTTTGAATTAGGATATATAGAAGCTCAAACAAGTTATATGCAACACTCAAGTGATACAAGTAGAACAGCAAACTCTGGAAATTTAACTTCAAAAGTAAAAGCAGACGAATTAAATGCAAGAGTTGAATCAGGGGTTCATATTCCTGTTGATAATGGAGCTTATATTACACCTTTTGCAGCAGTTGAGTATAGTAATTTAAAACAAAAAGGGTATACTGAAAAAGGGACTCCTTACCAAAACGATGCTTTAAAAGTTGATAAATTTAAACAAGATAGAACAACAGCAGAAGTTGGGATAAAAGCAACAAGTAGAATAGAACTTGATAATGCTTTAATTCTTCCTCAAGTTAGCTTCTCAGTTGCAAAAGATTTTGGTTCAAGTAATAGGGATATTAAAGCACAATTTGTTGGTGGTGGAGATAAATTTGTAACTCCAGCAAGAGAGTTAGATGATATGATGTACAAAGTTGGAGCTGGAGTGGAAACTAGAATTTCAAACAATACAAAATTAAGATTAGATTTGAATTATGATAGAAGTAAAGATGGTAAGTTTGAAGGTTATAGTGGAAATGTTACACTTGGTGTTAGTTTTTAA
- a CDS encoding YqiA/YcfP family alpha/beta fold hydrolase: protein MIIYIHGFASSGFGHKPQEFKKYFKDEIITPSLPNIPILAIHTLEGLIEVLLKKGEKVSLIGSSLGGFYSLYLANKYNLKAVLINPALNPKKTLNRFYSFGLIKNYFDGSKFEITKEQLQSLENFEVMLIQNPKNIIALIQKGDEIIDYKESIEILKDCEILLEESGNHTFIDINKHFLKIDDFFSN from the coding sequence ATGATTATTTATATTCATGGTTTTGCTAGTAGTGGTTTTGGTCATAAACCACAAGAGTTTAAAAAATATTTTAAAGATGAAATTATAACTCCAAGCCTTCCAAATATTCCCATCTTAGCTATTCATACTTTGGAAGGTTTGATAGAAGTTTTATTAAAAAAAGGAGAAAAAGTATCTTTGATTGGTTCATCTTTGGGTGGTTTTTATAGTCTATATTTAGCAAATAAATATAATTTAAAAGCAGTTTTGATAAATCCTGCACTAAATCCTAAAAAAACTCTAAATAGATTTTACAGTTTTGGTTTAATAAAAAACTATTTTGATGGTTCAAAATTTGAGATTACAAAAGAGCAATTACAAAGTTTAGAAAATTTTGAAGTAATGCTTATACAAAATCCAAAAAATATTATTGCCTTAATTCAAAAAGGAGATGAAATAATAGATTATAAAGAGAGCATTGAAATTTTGAAAGATTGTGAAATTTTATTAGAAGAGAGTGGAAATCATACATTTATTGATATAAATAAACATTTCTTAAAAATAGATGATTTTTTTTCAAATTAA
- the radA gene encoding DNA repair protein RadA, whose amino-acid sequence MAKKKNTLFECQHCGEQSSKWLGKCPNCDSWDSFLELSIEQQEVLKQSVLASSSSSKARPITEILQDDVVRFSSFNDEFDLVLGGGIVPGSLTLIGGSPGVGKSTLLLKVAGSIAKSGKKVLYVSGEESAGQIKLRANRLDANHNELFLLSEIKLEEILDELLRIDYEVCIIDSIQTIYSSHLNSAPGSVSQVREITFELMRKAKESNIAMFIIGHITKDGSIAGPRVLEHMVDTVLYFEGEASRELRMLRGFKNRFGSTSEIGIFEMTQEGLISAKDIASKFFDKNKAQSGSSLTVSMEGSRAIILEVQALVCETTFPNPKRSATGFDTNRLTMLLALLEKKLDLPFNHYDVFVNISGGIKIKESSADLAVIAAIISSFRNRPISKESVFIGEVSLTGEIKDVYSIDLRLKEAQAQGIKKAIIAQKTNLKLDIKTFAVDEVSKVIELF is encoded by the coding sequence ATGGCAAAGAAAAAAAATACTCTTTTTGAGTGCCAACATTGTGGAGAACAATCAAGTAAATGGCTAGGAAAATGTCCAAATTGTGACTCTTGGGATAGTTTTTTAGAACTAAGTATTGAACAACAAGAGGTTTTAAAACAGAGTGTTTTAGCTTCAAGTTCATCTTCAAAAGCAAGACCAATTACAGAAATTTTACAAGATGATGTTGTAAGATTTTCATCTTTCAATGATGAATTTGATTTGGTTTTAGGTGGTGGAATAGTCCCTGGAAGCCTTACACTTATTGGGGGAAGCCCTGGAGTTGGAAAATCTACACTTTTATTAAAAGTTGCTGGAAGTATTGCAAAGAGTGGGAAAAAAGTTTTATATGTATCAGGAGAAGAGAGTGCTGGTCAAATAAAATTAAGAGCAAACCGTCTTGATGCAAACCATAATGAACTTTTTTTACTAAGTGAAATAAAACTAGAAGAGATTTTAGATGAGCTTCTTAGAATTGATTATGAAGTTTGTATTATTGACTCTATTCAAACTATTTATTCTAGCCATTTAAACTCTGCACCTGGAAGTGTATCTCAAGTGAGAGAGATAACATTTGAGCTTATGAGAAAAGCAAAAGAGTCAAATATTGCTATGTTTATAATTGGACATATCACAAAAGATGGAAGTATCGCAGGTCCAAGAGTTTTAGAACATATGGTTGATACAGTTTTATATTTTGAAGGAGAAGCTAGTAGAGAATTACGAATGCTAAGAGGTTTTAAAAATCGTTTTGGTTCAACTTCTGAAATTGGAATTTTTGAAATGACTCAAGAAGGACTTATAAGTGCAAAAGATATAGCTTCAAAATTTTTTGATAAAAATAAAGCACAAAGTGGTTCTAGTTTAACTGTATCTATGGAAGGAAGCCGAGCAATAATTTTAGAAGTTCAAGCACTAGTTTGTGAAACAACTTTTCCAAACCCAAAAAGAAGTGCTACAGGCTTTGATACAAATAGACTTACAATGCTTTTAGCACTATTAGAGAAAAAATTAGATTTACCTTTTAATCATTATGATGTTTTTGTAAATATTAGTGGAGGAATAAAGATAAAAGAGAGTAGTGCTGATTTAGCTGTAATTGCTGCAATTATTAGCTCATTTAGAAATAGACCCATTTCTAAAGAGTCTGTATTTATTGGTGAAGTTAGTTTAACTGGTGAAATAAAAGATGTTTACTCAATAGATTTAAGATTAAAAGAAGCCCAAGCTCAAGGAATAAAAAAAGCAATAATTGCACAAAAAACAAATTTAAAACTAGATATTAAAACTTTTGCAGTAGATGAAGTATCAAAAGTAATAGAGCTTTTTTAA
- a CDS encoding thioesterase family protein translates to MNLIVGKKASIDYKVEKKDLASNLNISVDDNFPDVFATARMIALMECSAAKLMMPLLKDDEQSVGVNVNITHMAATLEDDVAISTATFVGMEGKLYKFEIEVVDSGGVCGRGTHTRAIISTSRLLEGAKKRAEKGSL, encoded by the coding sequence ATGAATTTAATTGTAGGAAAAAAAGCATCTATTGATTATAAAGTTGAAAAAAAAGATTTAGCTTCAAATTTAAATATTTCAGTTGATGATAATTTCCCAGATGTTTTTGCAACAGCTAGAATGATAGCTTTAATGGAGTGTAGTGCAGCAAAACTTATGATGCCACTATTAAAAGATGATGAACAAAGTGTTGGAGTAAATGTAAATATTACACATATGGCAGCAACATTAGAAGATGATGTAGCTATTTCAACTGCAACTTTTGTTGGTATGGAAGGGAAACTTTATAAATTTGAAATAGAAGTTGTTGATAGTGGAGGAGTTTGTGGAAGAGGAACTCACACTAGAGCTATTATTTCGACTTCAAGACTTCTTGAAGGGGCAAAAAAAAGAGCTGAGAAAGGTTCTTTATAA
- the ybeY gene encoding rRNA maturation RNase YbeY, whose translation MIDFENQTDLNVDINELESILSSITTKDIELIIVDNPTIKKLNKEYRQKDEATDVLSFPFEQEFSHLPLGTVIISKDFIQEKAKEYNHSNADELKLLFIHGILHLLGFDHEVDMGEHRKKEEELIKKFNLPSSLIVRNS comes from the coding sequence ATGATTGATTTTGAAAACCAAACAGACTTAAATGTAGATATAAATGAACTTGAAAGCATACTAAGTAGTATTACAACAAAAGATATTGAATTAATTATTGTAGATAATCCAACAATAAAAAAGTTAAATAAAGAGTATCGACAAAAAGATGAAGCAACAGATGTTTTAAGTTTCCCTTTTGAACAAGAATTTTCTCATCTTCCTTTAGGAACAGTAATCATTTCAAAAGATTTTATACAAGAGAAAGCAAAAGAGTATAATCATAGCAATGCCGATGAGTTAAAACTACTTTTTATTCATGGAATTTTACATCTACTTGGATTTGATCATGAAGTTGATATGGGTGAGCATAGAAAAAAGGAAGAAGAACTTATAAAAAAATTCAATCTTCCTTCAAGTTTAATTGTGAGAAACTCTTAA
- a CDS encoding Fur family transcriptional regulator, with protein sequence MTNYANLLKEYDLKVTPQRVAIVDELYMNGHMNIDELYKKLLDRFPSVSLATIYKNVNSMLEKTFLSEVKIPNAKSVYELVKTEHAHLVCKECGFIEDIMLDSSDIIEQVSKINNFKIDSTDIVLSGTCKKCCK encoded by the coding sequence ATGACAAATTATGCAAATTTATTAAAAGAATATGATTTAAAAGTTACTCCACAAAGAGTTGCTATTGTTGATGAACTTTATATGAATGGACATATGAATATTGATGAGTTATATAAAAAACTTTTAGATAGATTCCCTTCTGTATCGTTAGCAACAATTTATAAGAATGTAAACTCTATGTTAGAGAAAACTTTTTTATCAGAAGTAAAAATTCCAAATGCAAAATCAGTTTATGAGTTAGTAAAAACTGAGCATGCACATTTGGTTTGTAAAGAGTGCGGTTTCATTGAAGATATTATGCTTGATTCAAGTGATATTATAGAACAAGTTTCAAAAATAAACAATTTTAAGATAGATAGTACTGATATTGTTTTAAGTGGAACTTGTAAAAAGTGTTGTAAATAA